From one Planococcus citri chromosome 3, ihPlaCitr1.1, whole genome shotgun sequence genomic stretch:
- the LOC135841348 gene encoding speckle-type POZ protein-like B, with product MGENQLIVHNWSSTKPLDSEQYENFNYLWIIHRYEESFDATTSEILSPEFSTPSNERHKWTIILEPRSYCDKYDLYFVKLSLSFACVEANVELSARFKFSILDSERRVALERRSTFRQFKDDKEWFIDNFIERDALFERKESLLPDDKLSILCEITLRPPSSTQHEVSNQPRFDIMPIETPSCSALSDDLSQLLEDQEFCDIAMFVNGQQFKAHKGILSARCAVFKAMFKHRMKEANSNRVEITDIEPDVFRELLHYIYTGNVKNTEMATFVDLLVVAEKYDLQSLKFLCEDALCKRLSNDNAANILIMADLHQSEKLKAAAISFIKSNSFAVMSTDRWKDVLENYSDLVRDVRIGNVKPKRRTKRKMK from the coding sequence ATGGGAGAAAATCAGCTAATAGTTCATAACTGGAGTTCCACTAAACCACTTGATTCTGAACaatacgaaaattttaattatttgtgGATAATTCATCGCTATGAAGAGAGCTTCGACGCGACTACTTCAGAAATACTATCGCCTGAATTCTCCACTCCCTCGAATGAGAGACACAAATGGACTATAATACTCGAGCCCCGCTCCTACTGCGACAAATACGACCTCTACTTCGTCAAATTGTCTCTTAGCTTCGCCTGTGTCGAAGCAAATGTTGAATTATCGGCGCGattcaagttttcaatcttGGATTCTGAGCGAAGAGTTGCCCTAGAGAGACGAAGCACATTCCGTCAATTTAAAGACGATAAAGAATGGTTTATAGACAACTTCATTGAAAGAGACGCCTTATTCGAAAGAAAAGAAAGCCTGTTACCAGATGATAAATTATCCATTTTGTGTGAAATCACTTTGCGTCCTCCATCATCTACACAACACGAAGTATCCAATCAGCCTAGGTTCGATATCATGCCAATAGAAACCCCATCATGTAGTGCCTTATCCGATGATCTATCCCAATTATTAGAAGATCAAGAATTTTGTGACATCGCCATGTTCGTAAATGGCCAACAATTCAAAGCTCATAAGGGTATTCTCTCTGCACGATGTGCTGTATTCAAGGCTATGTTCAAACATCGCATGAAAGAGGCCAATAGTAATCGAGTAGAAATAACCGATATTGAACCTGACGTATTTCGCGAATTATTGCATTACATTTACACTGGAAACGTGAAAAATACGGAGATGGCGACATTCGTGGATTTACTCGTCGTGGCCGAAAAATATGATTTGCAAAGCCTCAAATTTTTATGCGAAGATGCATTATGCAAACGTTTATCGAACGACAACGCTGCAAATATTTTGATCATGGCTGATTTGCACCAatcggaaaaattgaaagccGCGGCAATTTCTTTCATTAAATCGAACTCCTTCGCTGTGATGAGCACTGATAGATGGAAAGACGTGCTCGAAAACTATTCAGATTTGGTTCGCGATGTCAGAATTGGAAATGTCAAACCAAAACGAAGAACgaaaaggaaaatgaaataa
- the LOC135841347 gene encoding speckle-type POZ protein B-like → MGENQIIVRNWCSTMPLDSEEDCENFNYLWIIRRYEESFDATNSKISSPEFSTPSNERHKWSMSLHPRSHYDIYKLDFLQLSLKFTCVEADVEVLARFKFSILDSERKIVHGRRSAFRKWKPGKQWFINSFIERDALLERKESLLPDDKLSILCEITVRLPSSSQHEVSNQPRFDIMPIETPSCTLSDDLSQLLEDQEFCDVTLSVNGQQFKAHKNILSARCSVFKAMFKHRMQEANSNRVEITDVKPDVFRELLHYIYTGNVKNTETATFMDLLVAAADKYDLQNLKFLCEDALCKRLSHDNAANILIIADSHQSEKLKAAAISFIKSNAFAVMSTDGWKDVLYHYPNLVCEVKNGNVKSKLKTKEKTK, encoded by the coding sequence ATGGGAGAAAATCAGATAATAGTTCGTAACTGGTGTTCCACAATGCCACTTGATTCTGAAGAAGActgcgaaaatttcaattatttgtgGATAATTCGTCGCTATGAAGAGAGCTTCGACGCTactaattcaaaaatatcatcgCCTGAATTCTCCACTCCCTCAAATGAGAGACACAAATGGTCTATGTCACTTCATCCCCGCAGCCACTACGATATCTATAAACTCGACTTTCTCCAATTGTCACTTAAGTTCACCTGTGTCGAAGCAGATGTTGAAGTATTAGCGCGattcaagttttcaatcttGGATTCTGAGCGAAAAATTGTCCATGGCAGACGAAGCGCATTCCGCAAATGGAAACCGGGTAAACAATGGTTTATAAATAGCTTCATTGAAAGAGATGCCTTACTGGAAAGAAAAGAAAGTCTGTTACCAGATGATAAATTATCCATCCTGTGTGAAATCACGGTGCGTCTTCCATCATCTTCACAACATGAAGTATCTAATCAGCCTAGGTTTGATATCATGCCAATCGAAACCCCATCATGTACCTTATCCGATGATTTATCCCAACTATTAGAAGATCAAGAATTTTGTGACGTCACATTGTCTGTAAACGGCCAACAATTCAAAGCTCATAAGAATATTCTCTCAGCACGGTGTTCTGTATTCAAGGCTATGTTCAAACATCGCATGCAAGAGGCAAATAGTAATCGAGTAGAAATAACCGATGTTAAACCTGACGTATTTCGTGAATTATTACATTACATTTACACTGGAAACGTGAAAAATACGGAGACGGCGACATTCATGGATTTACTCGTCGCGGCCGCCGATAAATATGATTTGCAAAACCTCAAGTTTTTATGCGAAGATGCATTATGCAAACGTTTATCGCATGACAATGCTGCAAATATTTTGATCATAGCTGATTCGCATCAatcggaaaaattgaaagctgcGGCAATTTCTTTCATTAAATCGAACGCCTTCGCTGTGATGAGCACTGATGGATGGAAAGACGTGCTCTATCACTATCCAAATTTGGTTTGCGAagtcaaaaatggaaatgtgaaatcaaaattaaaaacgaaagaGAAGACTAAATGA
- the LOC135841357 gene encoding speckle-type POZ protein B-like has translation MPLDSEQDYESFNYLWIIHRYEGSIDATNSKISSPQFSTPSNERHKWSISVEPRYYADKYKLDFLRLSLKFTCVEANVELSARFKFSIMDSERKIGQGRRSAFRDWKSGKEWSISSFIERDALFERKESLLPDDKLSILCEITVRRPSSSQHEVSNQPRFDIMPMETPSCTLSDDLSQLLEDQEFCDVTLSVNGQQFKAHKGILAARCSVFKAMFKHRMREAKSSRVEITDIKPDVFRELLHYIYTGKVKYMETATFMDLLVAADKYDLQSLKSLCGVALNKHLTHDNAANILIIADSHQSEKLKAAAISFIKSNAFVVMSTDGWKDMLNHYPNLVWEVKNGNVKSK, from the coding sequence ATGCCACTTGATTCTGAACAAGACTACGAAAGTTTCAATTATTTGTGGATAATTCATCGCTATGAAGGGAGCATCGACGCAactaattcaaaaatatcatcgCCTCAATTCTCCACTCCCTCGAATGAGAGACACAAATGGTCTATATCCGTCGAACCCCGCTACTACGCCGACAAATACAAGCTCGACTTTCTCAGATTGTCTCTCAAGTTCACCTGTGTCGAAGCAAATGTTGAATTATCGGCGCGATTCAAGTTTTCAATCATGGATTCtgagcgaaaaattggccaaggcAGACGAAGCGCATTCCGTGACTGGAAATCTGGTAAAGAATGGTCTATAAGTAGCTTCATTGAAAGAGACGCCTTATTCGAGAGAAAAGAAAGCCTATTACCAGATGATAAATTATCCATCTTGTGTGAAATCACTGTGCGTCGTCCATCATCTTCACAACATGAAGTATCTAATCAGCCTAGGTTTGATATCATGCCAATGGAAACCCCATCATGTACCTTATCCGATGATTTATCCCAATTATTAGAAGATCAAGAATTTTGTGACGTCACATTGTCTGTAAATGGCCAACAATTCAAAGCTCATAAAGGTATTCTCGCTGCACGGTGTTCTGTATTCAAGGCCATGTTCAAGCATCGCATGCGAGAGGCCAAAAGTAGTCGAGTAGAAATAACCGATATTAAACCTGACGTATTTCGTGAATTATTGCATTACATTTACACTGGAAAAGTTAAATATATGGAGACGGCCACATTCATGGATTTACTCGTCGCGGCCGATAAATATGATTTGCAAAGCCTCAAATCTTTATGCGGAGTTGCATTAAACAAACATCTAACCCATGACAATGCTGCAAACATTTTGATCATAGCTGATTCGCACCAatcggaaaaattgaaagccGCGGCAATCTCTTTCATTAAATCGAACGCTTTCGTTGTGATGAGCACTGATGGATGGAAAGACATGCTCAATCACTATCCAAATTTGGTTTGGGAagtcaaaaatggaaatgtgaaatcaaaatga